gacacaaacattaacaattataagtcatcgtacggccttcaacaatgagcaaagcccataccgcatatagtcagctgtaaaaggccccgataagacaatgtaaaaaaaattgaaaaagtagtAGAGGACACACAAACATCTTAACACCAGTTCTCCCTAAGGATCAAACTCATAAAGACATGAACGTTCacagattttcaaaaaattttgcAGGGACACTTCATTCGGCAATAGtaattcaaaaatgtatttagatctGATAGTGTTGCTGTGGTTGCTATGGAAACAGCATGTCATATTTCTGATATTGTAATTTGAACTAAAAAATGAGTTTCTTGATAAAAGATACAAATTGCAGAGAATTTGTTTAAATGAGTGAATATGTactaaattaataattttgaaatggccaaatgaatattttaatttgtctaAATTTACCTTGGAGGTCTGATTAATTGTATGAGAGCTCAATGTATAGGgctttgtattatttttcttaaaaaactttGGAAATTTCACagccaaaatatattaattgcaccaaacatcattaaatttagtatagatattttaaaacaagctaccaAAGACaatcaattaagaaaaaaatattagtggggtaaacattatttttcatataatcaccattgaaaattttcaaataagcaTCATTTTTGTCagagagttacttcccttttaTTGCCTCATTTATTTAGAAGCAATAAACAAGCTATTGTCCATAACAACATAACAGACGACAGTAGATGGTAATATGTGTGCACCTTGTTGAGAAATAACCAGAAAACAGTGAGATGAATTGTAGTTTAAGTTGTATTGACACATCTGTGTGTTGTAGTAGTTCTTATGAAAGCCTCTGTGACATAGATAGGGAAATATCAGACATAGTATTGTCAGAAGTTGGTCTGCTTTTCTGTCAGAGAACCAAAAACTTTTCAGTCTGTAATGTTCATTTGGAGAAAATCTTGATTAAAAACCGGTCTAAGAATAAATCTGTTCGATGTGCTATTCCAACACTACTTTCACACCATAAGAAGACAGCTCCACGGGCGGAGAGAAATATTACAAAGGATGCCATGTTGAAGATTCACAGCAGTACTGGCATTGTACTGGCTATTGGAACCCGTAAGTATTATACAAATTCATTGCCAATCATTTTCTTGATGATCAAATGCcttataattgaatataaatatatatgaatgatcTGTAAAATACACGTAACAGCTGACCCCATTTCATCTTGAAACAGATGCTGAATAAAGTAGTTGAATCACCAAATATATTTTCGAAATTATTAATGAATTGACAGTTATACTAACACTGAGTTGTTGATTATGATTGTATATCATCTGTTGTAGATGTTAGACTGAAAAACAGTACTTGAAAATACTttcacaaacattttttgtttataacaaaTGTCAAATTACCTCCCTTTACAAACTAATGGGCTGGCAGAAGTTGCTGCTAAAACCcagaaaatttgcaatttaaaatattctgaCTGTAAATTTATATTACAGTTAGTAAGCACACATCAAACTAttgcattttataaaaacaaagtaatttttaaagaaatatttgctAGAATGTTATCTAGTATGCAAATGTGATTTACCTTAAAATAGTATCAGATAAAAAGTATATCATAACAAAGCATCAAATTAAATTGAgtgaaataatttacatgaaatgGTGTGATTAATGGATTATACATTACACACAATCATGTACTtcatttatagatataaaaaataagaggATTGTCTCCAAGCAAACTACaccaaaatcaatatatagtgcttggatttatttttaagattttttatagcAACTTCATGTATGACTAGTATGTACAttcttatttaatattatttacaacAATTTATTCTATCAAGTCAACTTTCGACTTTGCAAAGTTTTATTGCTTATATTTATTATCTTCCTATAAAATGtatcataatatattgtatgtatgttggttttttttaattattaaatgaaGCATGCTTTTTTCTTTACAAACAGCTATCTGTTCAAACTGCAGAAAACACTTGTCATCAGGCAAACCAGATGCACATCTTGAGGTTTCAGAGCCAAGTGAGGAAATCTCTGTAGAGACATTATCAGAggtattttgtatattattatactgtattaaatatatatatatatatatatatatatatatatatatatgataagtatatagggttattgcatgaatattccCCAAatttcatgcaataacccttttattgcatagcaatataatatctgaaaagtaaaaattggtttaaactaagaagATTTTGTCATTGATGACATCATGAAATTAGAAGATTAATTGCACCagtgcaatattggaatttattgcacactataaacttttggttactttctgtgggtaggaaatattatattgatatgcaataatttataatatattgataaatgatttttcatttgatatatataaattgcatttaatgCTATTAATTCAATTAGAAACACTTCTGATAAAGCCAGTTATAAgaccaaaacatatatataatatatattagaaaatatttatgaactttcaaaattataacTAAATactgttatcattttttttttataaaacacataattacATAAATGCAATATTTGGTTGTATAGGTTGTATAACTTTATCCTGTGATATTAATTTACTCAATAATCTTGATATTTGAATTTATCTGGAACTTGAAAGAATTAGTGAATGAATAAATGTAGatattcaaaaaaatcaaaaaagctatcataccatatcttctttttttagatCTATATTTCTTGCTTTAAAAGTATAAGAGTAACAGAACAAAATATGATTAGTAAAGGTTATACTATACGCCCCCTCTTTCAACACAGAGCATTTTATTACATACAAGAAAATagacattttgtatataaatcttTGGTGTTTTGCAGACTTTTCTCTATATCATTAATAGTTGATGCACAAATTGAAAGCActaaacatacaaataaaataaatactgaaCAAATAAGTATAGCACAGACCTTCTTGAAAATGAAGGCAAAATGGTTTCTTGTCTAAAGTAGCAAAGTCAGATTTTCATGAACACTCCCAATAGCAAAACATaatatatggaaaataaaaaatgagtACAAATATGGTAGAGTATTTAGTCCAATTATGTGTAAAATGCAGCTCTCGTTTCATAATTACcgtaatttttatcttttcagatTGACAATAACACAAATTTAGCTTTAAACATTGATGGAGAGAAAAGAGAAGACAAATGCTACAGTTCTGATTCATGTACAAAACTTTGGAATGATCACCAACaggtatttttcattttcacattATAACAGATGACCTTATCTTTAACTTCAACAAATAAGTTTCAAAGTATTGAATGGATATGTATTGGATTAAATAAGATGAAGGCATGTTAATGAGACATATAACCAAATGCCAAATAAAGGTTTTGACACAAATGTGTTGGCTCCCTTATGTcatgacaataaaaaatgaGATTGCAATCTGGCATCAATGTACAATGTGGACATATTTTTctaattgtattgtatttttgcaaaaatgtgatttatttgttatttgttgagTTGTAATTCATGCATGATAAGACAATAACCAAATCAGAGTATATTACTTGaagcatatttatttttaggaaACAGTAACAGATGGAGAGAGTCAAACAGAGAGTGAAAGTATGTGCTTAGAGACAGGTGACAGCCAATATTCAGAGGCATCAGTTTGTGTGATGGACAAGTTACAGAAGCTGAATTCCTTCCTGGCCATATCAGATGTGTCACCTGTGAAAGAAAAATTGATTCCATTATCATCATCTACAGATAAAACCAAGCAGAGATGCCTGTCAAAAGCTCTACAATGTATGTCAGCCATTTGTGAAACCATCTGCCCTGGTGAGGGAGACTCTTTAAAAGATTTGTTGTTCAAGTCTGTGTTTTCAGCACATACACCTGAAAAGTCCTCTACACATGATCAAACAGCACTTATATTGAAGGACATATATATTTCAGCAGAAACATGGTCATTAAGAAGGCAAATCCTATCAGTTTTATCCAGAAATTATAGCTTTAATGAGGTCAGAGAGGTATGTTGCATCTCATTGGCATGTTacatatgtcatatatatatatgtataatattaaaaagaagatgtggtatgattgccaatgaaacataactctcaacaagagacaaaaatgacaccgaaactatcaactgtatatatatataatacgtCTCTGtacagacttcaacaatgagcataggcCACATCACATAGTCcccagctataaaaggcccagaaatgagccaaaatatttgttacatcaaatttatttgaatatatggCAATATAgtggagataactgtattgtgtTCAAGGCATGGCCttagaaaaacataattttattgtcGCCAATATAGCTAGGTTTACCTAGCTTCTTTTCACTTCCCTAGGTTCACTGAAATTGCAAGAGTAAAATCAACCTTTAATGATGGCAAAgctttaaatacaatacatatatgaccaaattttcaagatatttatttttattgatagtATAGTATTTATGTTGCTTTTATAtctattcaattttatttattttttagatgatACCGGATCTGACAAAGTACCGATTTTATGCTGCCAAACTGCACAGTGATGAAGTAGGCTGTGGTCTCCCTGTGTCCAAAGAAAGACTAACGAGAAACAAGATAGACATAGCAGAGTTGGAACACTTTATAGATTTCATTATCAGTTCAGATGTTGTTAAAGATCTACCTTTTGGTATGAAAACTATGAAGCTTACAACTGGAGAAATAGTCGCTGTGCCGAATTTGATTCGAAGTCTTGCACCTTCATCTCTTGTAAATCAGTACATTCAGTATTGTGAATCAGAAAATGTTGGTCATTTAGGTATGTTTATAAAAAGATAGATAAACACTTTTAAACTAATAATTATTTAGATTTGAGCCCACTGATGACAAAACTCCCAACTGgtgttgataaaaatatgagCCTGGTGCCCTTGATACAGCtgttaacaaattataaataaagggTTGACAAGAAATTGAGAGTCATGAAACAGTTATAATTCCATATGCATGTACATAGTTATCTTGAATTCAGGTTGACATAATATACAAGAAACATGGGACACCTTCGTCAGCTTATGTTTGTTAATTTGAAAAAGACATTGCTCACATAGAatagatttttctaaaaaaataaggatgttGTAGtcattaatttattgattttattcataatgacaataaaaaatttggtgtgttatcaaattgaaatttatatatatgtgtatgatCAACTATtatttccatttccattctcaattttattatattgtaataatTGTAGGAAGAAGTACAATGTATAAGATCCTTAATGACTGTTCTGCCTCAGTAAGGAAATGTGTTGAGGGACTTGACTATTACATCGCAGAGGGTGGAAAGGCATTTCAAGATCTTGAAACCATCATAGAAAAACTCTGCACATCCAGTGAAAAGAAGAAAGAACTGAAATCCAAATTGCTAAATGGGAAGCGATATATCAAATCAGATTTCAAGGTATTTGAAAACATATTGATAGTCTAAATCATGTTATAAGaaacattataattaaataaattgaaagtgACATGTTAGCTTATGTCAATGATTGAACTACAGTGTTACCTAACTGTAATTGTCACCACActctatatacatatattgatacCATAAGGCACATTTGAACAACAATGAACATGTTGAATGGAAGTACttctttgaaaaataacaaatatacaagTTCACTCAAACAACATGTAGTAGGTCTGAAAATAACTAGgaattttaaccaatgaattgtTCAGTTGAGCAATGGAGACTCAAGTTTACATTATTATGATGTTGGCTGTGTTTATAATTAAACCCATAGGTTACCTAGTAATTTACAtgtgatctttttttgtgtggATGTACAGATCTGTTTACCCTTTTAATTTCTTAAGTTTGGAACAAATCTTTCTAAtggtttagatttttttttaaatcaaaaggtACATATCCAAAAAGAGAATGCTGTTCCAGATCATTGCCAAATGTTTGCACTAAGTGATAGTGAAAAGTGCTTCTCCCAAAGTTGTAACACCCAGCATACACACAGTTGTGAACAGTGTATTGACTTGACAGACTTTTTAGCTGAAATAAGTACTCTAACACAGAATGGTACATGGGACAATAAAGATTCCATTGTATTCCAGGTAATTTCAATCACCTTATTTCCATTTCCTTAACTAAATGGAGAAGTAAACAAAggaattttaaattgtcttagCTAATTGTTCAATACTGTGGTCATGAACCATTACATTCAAGTACAAAAAATTGTcatcataaaaatactgtaaCCTCCCTTGATAGAGTAGACATGAAATGACTTCAGTGTGAATTGCTTTGAGATTGATAGTATAGCTGTATGTAAGGTTGttgaattgtatttaaaaagaaagactGTGTGTTAATTAGGAATTAACCACTTTTCCTACCATAATTTACTTTTTCAGGTTGAAAATGCTGTAGAAGCTATAAAAGATTGGAAAAGTCATGCTATGAGAGCTAGGAATCAAGAAGGTGCAAAACAAGATCTGCTAaagaatttaaatgaaaatcaagCACTAATCACATGTGACTGGGCGATGAAATTTCTTCCACGCAAATTTAGAGAAGGTCAGAGTGACTGGTTCGCCAAACGTGGAATCAACTGGCACATTTCAGTAACATTATACAAACAAGGGGAAGAACTAAAGACAATTACACATGTACACATTTTTTCATCCCAggtaataaaaagatattgcTAGTTTTTCTTAAAGAACAAAGCTATTAAGGGATATATAATTATCTATTATTTCCAGTGTTCAGCTTTTTGAAAAAATCGAATTTCTTCAGATAATTATTAGCTTTCAGAAATTTGTTGGTAATTGGAAAATGTTCTTTGCATATAAATAAGGCTAACTTTTATTCAACTTCAATATCAAaactttgatataaaatttgtaatctttttcaatttttgtaaattcatgaATTATTGCAAAAAAGGTGTCTAGGTTGTTTTATCTCAATAATTCATTATAAAAGCAGTCAATTACTTTCTTAATTTACAATGAatcatttttctataattctGAATGCtgatttcctttttctttatttctgtatcatttttgAGCTGCATGTTTTAACTCAATGCATCACAGATTAAGAAAGATTTATCCAAATGAATGGCAAgctgttttactatttattcgaatttcaagatatctcatataatatatataagatatctgatataatatatataagttatctcatataatttataagatatcttatataatttcatttttataagatatctcatatattatataagatatctcatatatatatataagatatctcctaaagtttataagatatcttaagatttctcatatactttataagatgtctcctaaagtttataagatatcttataaagtatatgagatatcttataaacaacttttatataagatatcttatatagtttataagatattgtatatagtttatgagatatcttgtaaagacaattatataagatatctgataaactatataagatatcttataaggtttatgagatatcttgaagTAAGAATAAATAGCAAAATTGCTTGCCATACAAATTGCTTTTTATAagtaacaaaacattgtcattttatattttagatatcTCAAGATGGTTCTGTTACTGCTTCTGTGTTGTGTGATGTAGTCCATGACCTGAGAAAACAACTACCAAATATACAGGAGGTAAACTTCTTCTCAGATAATGCAGGATGTTATAAGAACACAATGATGATGGTAGCACTTAAAGATGAACTAGGAGATAAGTTGAAAACATACAATTTCAGTGAAGCACAGGATGGCAAAGGTAAAATTTCatagttttcaaatttatttttcaaaataaaaaatatttcaataaattgaaaaaagatgactctccacaagataccaaaatgacaaaaaaattaacaattataggtaatggtaagaccttcaacaatgcgcaaagcccatacagcatagttaTCTTTAAAAGGCcctaaatgacaatgtaaaacaattcaaacgagaaaactaacggcctttttataaaaaaaaataatgagaaacacatacacaaatgaaaaccactgaattacagggtcctgacttgggataggcacatacatacaagTCAATTTTagttgaaggttttttttttgttgtcttcAGATGGGAAaagaattatcaaaatttacattttgtgaCCTACAACTGCATTAATGTATTATCCGAATTGCATGCATGTATAATGGAATAATGGTACTTATTTTAAGCAATTTTAAAGGTCTTGTCTTCTGATCCTGATATTTGGagaataacttttttttggtagtttctcaaatataaaatgtatatatattcatattgatTTGCAACCATTGCATTGTATGTAATGACAGTTTACAAATGTGTTGTAGGTCCATGTGACCGCAGAGCTTCACATATCAAGGCATGTGTTAGAAGATACATTAATGAGGGACATGATGTCACATCTGCAGAGGAGATGAAAAAGGTGAGTCTGAATAAATACTAATTTTATATGCAAAAATAAAGAGTAAGAAGTTGACATAGTAAGAAGTATGCCAATTACAAAAAGAGTGTTATAAACGTCTTGTCAAGGAAACAAATCTCCATAAAGAGATATATAATCAGCTAAAGTCACTGTATGAcctttaatagaaaaaaaaagtcattacTGCATTGAATGGTTTACAGGGctgaaataagtgaaaaattatttttaaacaccTTAAAAAAACTTACAACCTAATTAATGTATAACACAAATTTCCAAAATAACAATGcatctgacttgggacaggcacatgttATTCATTGCAAGGTTTAACATATCAGTGTGTACACTACAGTAAAAATCAACTAAAATGACATAACCCACCAAAACGACATAATGAACAACCAACAATACACTAAGAACACAAATCATCATTTGAGAATTGGTATGCATTAATTTCAGCCAAGATGTTATGCATAGTTATATGATAAGAGAATTGGTATTTATTATGCATACCCAGTAAGTAATAACCTGTTATAAACATAGCAATTCTAATTTTCATTTCTGCTTATTTTTACAGGCTATAGATGTTAAACAGAAAGGATCATTTAGGGTTAGAGTTGTTGACATTGTTACTAATTTGGATGCAGAGAAGTCACAGATTAAACCAATTACTGGAATTACTCAATTgcataatttttcatttgatgtcAATGGAATAACAGTTTGGAAGGCATATGGAATAGGAGAAGGTAATAAACAGAATTATGAATCTGACCTATGAATAACTAACACATGTAGTTTTGTGTCTCAATGAATATCATCTGCTTGTTTGCCatggttaacatggttaaggtgtacatttaatttattgCACTTTTTCATGCTTAAACAAATAGTCAATAGTTACTGCTTTGACCTTGATGGCCAATTGTCTAAACtgctactgtaatcactagccagtcagcACTAAGTTTGTATGTTCATTCTCTGATCGGGCATTATAGACACCAATATACTAGATAAGATTCCTTATAAAAAGTTAGTGGTATTTTCAGGTCACCCCTGCTTCCTCCAACCATTCAACCAGATTGCCCCAAAATATCCTCAAAAAGTTGCTCAAAAGTGTCATTTCATTACCAACCAACAAAAATTCAATCAAAATCAGTATAATTCTCCTGGTATGGTTCTGATAAAGCCTGTGCAACATTTTGATCTATTTTTCTACTCTTTTgaagaaatgtcaaataaaGCAGTAACTAGGTTCCATCTTGATAATTATGGAGAAACTGTTCAAATATAAGTGTCTTTCAtgtgttattttcaaaaaaattgtcacagTATTTCTGTCTGACACTGAAGTTTAAACTAGTTGTTGCAATACATTGAGATTGTATCAATTTGACCATAGGAATTGGTGACTAATAAGTATATAATTTTTGTAGGAAAGCGGATAGCATGGGAAAACATCGGAACCACAGAGCAAAGAACCAATCTGTTGGTTAAAGTTGATTGGACAATTACAGCTCCTCAGTTGTTGGAAGTAGAAGGTAAtccatttgttttgaaaataaccAGCTACtctaaattcagaaattattgcgaggtttttatcaTTTCGAAAAATGCAACAGAGATGTTACAGTAACGCAATAATTTAATGTTgagatattttatatgaattaaacatttttttctctcaaaatgttaaaaatgaaaattgcatTAAGTCCCAAATTAAAAAATggctaaattttactttatttttttacaatttattaaaacaatttaacaatttaaatttaaacagtttttttacttttgaaccTAAGAAttgcatgatatttttttttatgtgtaacaCCATCATCACATCCTTAAAAGggtacacaaaaaaatcatttgaaatctATCCTACATGTCATTGCAGTAAAAATAACCTGTGCCATAGACATACATCTTGGTCTTTCAAAGCtctataataatttattttgtgattctATAAAATGTTTTGGAAGCTTGAGGTTGCATGCAAtgctaaaccttgtacacaggaAGAGAAAAGGTGAAAGTTTTATTGTTAAggtttttgtaaatttgaatatatagtactggacaggatatATCACCTGTGTATTGTACTTTAAAAAGAGTTAACTAATAATAGGATAACCACAAATTCAACTTCAAAATTTCAAACGTAGAAGAGTCAGAACATATTATGATCCTGAAAACAGAGGGCATTTTGCATGCTTATGATTTCTTTATCTGCATTTTCTATGGAAGGttagactaaacagtaaaattaaagGGTAATACattttgcatttttctcagTAAGAGAATTTCTGCAGTTGACTGTTATTATTTATTGGTAataatttcatcatatttgaacatgaaataaaattataaaattgtgttagaaaataatatgttttttttttaatcatttcagTTATGGCACAAGAAGAAGAACTTGTAGAACCAAACCccaaaaaacaaaagaagaacTCCATCAATCAGCCATATGATTGCCCAAAAGATGGCTGCACAAGAGCTTTTAAAACTCAATGTGCACTGGAGCAACACATCATTGTTGGTAATTGTGATTATCACAATGAAAAAACAACTGAAGATAAAGCCAAGTCAATGTATGGACAAAAAGTTAATTCTTTGTTTCACGGAACAAGGGTTCAACTGGATTGTAACTTTAATGACTGCCGAACCTCAGAATCAGTAAAGGGATGGGCACTGAAAggtaaaaagaaaagaacagtTTTTACTCAATCTCAAGTGAATTACATGAAGGAGAAGTTTGATATTGGGAAGGTATCAGGTAGAAAAGTCGATCCCTTTCAAGCAGCTGATGAGATGAGACAGCTGCAAGAAGAGGggaaatatgttttttcaaGGAAGGAATATTTAACTGGGCAGCAGATTACAGCATATTTTTCAAGGTTGGCACTCAAAGACCGAAAGACCGACCTTGATGATTTCAGATCTGCCGAAgaggaaaataataaaagatgcCTTAAACAGGAGATTTTGGACAGTGTTTCTTTATAACTTTGATTAAACAGTGTCTTCCATAAATTGAGCTCAATTATCTAGTATcacaattttttgaataatatatttatagataattcAGTTTTAATATATGTGTACTTTTATGGTTTTTTTGTTAATTCTAGTACGAACAAAACCCTTATCTCATTTATCAAGGCAAAAACTTGAACTTtgcaaatttgaccttgacagTTTAAAGTTGTCCTGAAAGTGCAATTGgaaccttttttttaacatcaaaagGACATATCCTTATTCACTGACTAGCTTGATTAAAAATTGCAATTCAAGAAGATCTGTTACTCTTCTAGACCAAAACAAGACAAagttgagtatttttttttttttttttttttaccttgaccttcaattttgaatttttacatcTGGCAAGTCTTATTTGGGTTTCTTTCTTTATAGTAATAACCAATGTAGATATATACTATTAACATTAAAGAAACAGTCAggaatatcattttaaaatctacaaattttggcaaaaatgtcaatatttcagatctttgacattgacctctgaccttgacctttggaGTATTGATCTAAAAGTCCTTATCAATCTTTTGCTTTTAATAGCATCTCATTGGCCTTTActttttgaacattttggtTAATGATTGAAtgtaagaaaatgaaaaaaacttacCTTGATATGTGccaaatgaagaaaatgtgCAACTCGGTGGGGGCTTTTTGGGGTTCATGTTAAAGTATAAATACTTCTTACcccactattttttttaaaattttggacAGCATAATAACAATGTTCTTTAAAAAGAGTAATAACTTTATCACTGATATGgtgcatttttataaattagccTTAGAAATCCATTCAATATttgacatattaaaaaaatgaaaaaggagGGGTGaccttctatattttttttatagtaaggAAATATAGATGTACCAATAGATGTATTTATGACATGATTAAACTATACTAAGTTCATGTTTTCTTTGTTATTGCCCAATCAGTTATGCATAATGAGATTTGAATTACAGAAAATGGCCCAAAAAGGGtattattttcatgtaaaatgGATGAAAATAAGCATGAATGGTTACCATGGCAACCGTActgaaactttgaatttttttattgtttaagttATTGTAGGGTGGTAATAGACTGTATACAAGTATGACCAAATTCTGAGACTATGCATGTCTGGCCCCCTCATTAAAATTCTGGTCCTTACAGAGAATTCGTCTTAAATGATGCTTTCAGAGACTCCAAACAAGATTGAtcgattgttggttgcttaacgtccagtggcaaatatctcGTGCATATTCAatacgagaacaagttaacaattaaaACAGTAGTTAGGTGTTGTCATAGAGTCAATCCAGAATGATTGTCGACGAAATTTAAACTGTCACTGTAAACGGATGATATATAGACCTTCCAGAGAGGGTGCGGACTATAAAGTACAATAAGCAGGAAATGAGAACAAGTTCAATTTCGCGGCGAGGTGGTTTGTTTACGTTCCGCCATCTTTGTTATTGATATAGTAGAGGGCGCTCTTATcatttttcaaactaataaTTTTTACTGAATCATATTAATAAGTTGTTTCTATTTAATATCacattaaaactgataaatataaaaactaaacctttcattacaaatttctcGTTTcttttcaatgcatttgaaataaactGTTATTTGGTAGATTGAAACGATGCAAACTCAGTCCAAAGACAACCTTAAACCAGCttagaatttgtaaactacaCAACGTAATCTGTTATTGTTCATTCCGTTTAGTTTTTCATACTGACTTATATGGTTTGTAAAAGCTTAAGACCCTTCAAACATGAATGTGATAGGTATATATTagactgttttacaaaaggatgGAACTGCCTTACTTTCAAAGTCGTATTATAGTGATATCTGTCATGTACGGATTTCGACTctcattggttattttcttttttttacgtGCTTTttaaacttcctgtttaaacaTCGCAAGCCTCAAG
The nucleotide sequence above comes from Mytilus trossulus isolate FHL-02 chromosome 5, PNRI_Mtr1.1.1.hap1, whole genome shotgun sequence. Encoded proteins:
- the LOC134717854 gene encoding uncharacterized protein LOC134717854, whose translation is MNCSLSCIDTSVCCSSSYESLCDIDREISDIVLSEVGLLFCQRTKNFSVCNVHLEKILIKNRSKNKSVRCAIPTLLSHHKKTAPRAERNITKDAMLKIHSSTGIVLAIGTPICSNCRKHLSSGKPDAHLEVSEPSEEISVETLSEIDNNTNLALNIDGEKREDKCYSSDSCTKLWNDHQQETVTDGESQTESESMCLETGDSQYSEASVCVMDKLQKLNSFLAISDVSPVKEKLIPLSSSTDKTKQRCLSKALQCMSAICETICPGEGDSLKDLLFKSVFSAHTPEKSSTHDQTALILKDIYISAETWSLRRQILSVLSRNYSFNEVREMIPDLTKYRFYAAKLHSDEVGCGLPVSKERLTRNKIDIAELEHFIDFIISSDVVKDLPFGMKTMKLTTGEIVAVPNLIRSLAPSSLVNQYIQYCESENVGHLGRSTMYKILNDCSASVRKCVEGLDYYIAEGGKAFQDLETIIEKLCTSSEKKKELKSKLLNGKRYIKSDFKVHIQKENAVPDHCQMFALSDSEKCFSQSCNTQHTHSCEQCIDLTDFLAEISTLTQNGTWDNKDSIVFQVENAVEAIKDWKSHAMRARNQEGAKQDLLKNLNENQALITCDWAMKFLPRKFREGQSDWFAKRGINWHISVTLYKQGEELKTITHVHIFSSQISQDGSVTASVLCDVVHDLRKQLPNIQEVNFFSDNAGCYKNTMMMVALKDELGDKLKTYNFSEAQDGKGPCDRRASHIKACVRRYINEGHDVTSAEEMKKAIDVKQKGSFRVRVVDIVTNLDAEKSQIKPITGITQLHNFSFDVNGITVWKAYGIGEGKRIAWENIGTTEQRTNLLVKVDWTITAPQLLEVEVMAQEEELVEPNPKKQKKNSINQPYDCPKDGCTRAFKTQCALEQHIIVGNCDYHNEKTTEDKAKSMYGQKVNSLFHGTRVQLDCNFNDCRTSESVKGWALKGKKKRTVFTQSQVNYMKEKFDIGKVSGRKVDPFQAADEMRQLQEEGKYVFSRKEYLTGQQITAYFSRLALKDRKTDLDDFRSAEEENNKRCLKQEILDSVSL